A genome region from Crateriforma spongiae includes the following:
- a CDS encoding glycosyltransferase produces MFVITSMPVGGAETLLVNLMRRMNPDVVCPEVACLKDPGPLGQQIASEFPVHSNLIGGKYDIGVIRRLRRLIIDRNIDAVITVGAGDKMFWGRLAAAVAGVPVIASALHSTGWPDGVGRANRWLTGITDAFIAVADSHGKFLREFERFPDEKVHVIRNGVDCERFRHDESAGAWLRSELRLDETSRLVGIVAALREEKNHCMLVHAAAQLRESHSDLHWVVVGDGPQRPEIESLADQLGVADRIHLMGTRHDTPRIVAGLDLFTLCSLNEASPVSILEALACQVAVVSTDVGSIGETVIEGETGMLVPSEDVDAYAAAIGRLIDDPAMRQSMGTAGRERVLATGSVDSMVTGYQTLITDGYDAAIRPQKATARKPRGLLREVAASR; encoded by the coding sequence CTGTTTGTCATCACCAGCATGCCGGTGGGTGGTGCCGAAACACTGTTGGTCAATCTGATGCGGCGGATGAATCCCGACGTGGTTTGTCCCGAAGTCGCGTGTTTGAAAGATCCGGGGCCATTGGGACAACAAATTGCATCGGAGTTCCCCGTTCACAGCAACCTGATCGGTGGCAAGTATGACATCGGCGTCATCCGTCGGCTGCGGCGTCTGATCATCGATCGAAACATTGATGCCGTGATCACCGTCGGCGCGGGCGACAAGATGTTTTGGGGCCGTTTGGCGGCCGCGGTCGCCGGTGTCCCGGTGATCGCGTCGGCTTTGCATTCAACCGGATGGCCCGACGGCGTCGGACGTGCGAACCGATGGCTGACGGGCATCACCGATGCCTTCATCGCGGTGGCAGACTCGCACGGAAAGTTCTTGCGAGAATTCGAACGGTTTCCCGATGAAAAGGTCCACGTGATCCGAAACGGCGTGGATTGTGAAAGATTCCGGCACGACGAATCGGCCGGTGCTTGGCTGCGGTCCGAACTGCGTCTGGACGAAACGAGTCGCTTGGTCGGGATCGTTGCGGCGCTGCGTGAGGAAAAGAACCACTGCATGTTGGTTCACGCCGCGGCACAGCTGCGCGAAAGCCACAGTGACCTGCACTGGGTCGTCGTCGGTGACGGTCCCCAACGTCCAGAAATCGAAAGCTTGGCGGATCAGTTGGGTGTTGCCGATCGCATTCACCTGATGGGCACGCGGCATGACACGCCACGGATCGTCGCGGGGCTGGATCTATTCACCCTGTGTTCGCTGAACGAAGCGTCACCGGTTTCGATCCTTGAAGCGCTGGCTTGCCAAGTCGCGGTGGTGTCCACCGACGTGGGATCGATCGGCGAAACCGTGATCGAAGGCGAAACCGGAATGCTGGTCCCCAGCGAAGACGTGGACGCTTATGCCGCTGCAATTGGTCGTTTGATCGACGACCCGGCGATGCGACAATCGATGGGCACTGCGGGACGTGAACGAGTCCTTGCGACGGGATCAGTCGATTCGATGGTGACCGGCTATCAAACGCTGATCACCGATGGCTACGACGCGGCGATTCGTCCGCAGAAGGCAACGGCCCGAAAACCGCGTGGGCTGCTTCGCGAGGTCGCGGCGTCTCGCTAG
- a CDS encoding lysophospholipid acyltransferase family protein, producing MTLTSQAIVILAKLFSGFTVRWVDCQPDTCQRIYFANHTSHLDAVVLWSALPRNIRAVTRPVAAKDYWSKGWLKPHMARSFNALLIDRKKIKVHHSPIDIMIKEIGDIYSLIVFPEGGRSSGEEVGEFKSGLYYLGKKRPDLELMPVYIDNVNRILPRGEFLPVPLLSCITVGPPIFLEAGEPKADFLDRARKAVLNLKED from the coding sequence ATGACACTGACCAGCCAAGCCATTGTCATTCTGGCCAAACTGTTCAGCGGGTTCACCGTCCGCTGGGTTGATTGCCAGCCTGACACTTGCCAACGCATCTACTTTGCCAACCACACCAGCCACCTGGACGCGGTGGTGTTGTGGTCGGCGCTGCCACGCAACATCCGCGCGGTCACACGACCGGTCGCGGCCAAGGACTATTGGTCCAAAGGCTGGCTGAAGCCCCACATGGCACGCAGCTTCAATGCGCTGTTGATCGACCGAAAAAAGATCAAGGTGCACCACAGCCCGATCGACATCATGATCAAAGAGATCGGCGACATTTATTCGCTGATTGTGTTCCCCGAAGGCGGCCGATCGTCGGGCGAAGAGGTCGGTGAGTTCAAGAGCGGGCTGTATTACCTGGGCAAGAAGCGTCCGGATCTAGAATTGATGCCGGTGTACATCGACAACGTGAACCGAATTTTGCCACGCGGCGAATTCTTGCCCGTACCGCTGCTGAGCTGCATCACCGTCGGCCCGCCGATCTTCTTGGAAGCGGGAGAACCGAAAGCGGATTTCTTGGACCGGGCACGCAAAGCCGTGCTGAATCTGAAAGAGGATTAG
- a CDS encoding response regulator codes for MVPNLLITDDDAALRGVLSDALTRSGFCVHQAADGQQALHVLGDTEIHFALVDVHMPRVTGLELLRRLGDVPKRPPCALMSADWNDEIEAEARRFAAYKVVHKPVRLGQIRGIVADALLDVYGWKPA; via the coding sequence GTGGTCCCCAACCTTTTGATCACCGACGACGACGCTGCGTTGCGTGGCGTCCTGTCGGATGCTCTGACACGCAGCGGTTTCTGCGTTCACCAAGCGGCCGATGGCCAACAGGCGCTACACGTCCTGGGCGACACGGAAATCCATTTCGCTCTGGTCGATGTGCACATGCCTCGCGTCACCGGACTGGAATTGTTGCGTCGTCTGGGTGACGTTCCGAAACGTCCGCCTTGTGCGTTGATGAGTGCCGATTGGAACGACGAAATCGAAGCCGAAGCCAGGCGGTTTGCCGCCTACAAAGTCGTTCACAAACCCGTGCGTCTGGGCCAAATCCGCGGGATCGTCGCCGACGCACTGCTGGACGTCTACGGCTGGAAACCCGCCTGA
- a CDS encoding AAA family ATPase has protein sequence MNSPAGSAPQPPQSPGPVTDAAKTGRREKSAASGHPPAASTPGTAAVSELSKRVIANVEQAIVGKRKQLVLSLVAWLSGGHILLEDVPGVAKTMLARALARSVGCRFKRVQCTPDLLPTDVTGTSIFNQKTAEFEFRPGPVFTQILLADEINRATPRTQASLLEAMAESAVTVDGTTHALKPPFLVIATQNPVDHEGTFPLPEAQLDRFLMKFSLGYPSAEEELRMLTLLQHGHPVDKLKPVAKAEELVEAQAEVRKVYVDDRLREYMMQIISQTRSHDDLALGGSPRATIALFRCSQAMAAIRGRAFVMPDDVKRITAPVISHRLIVRPESRLRKQTAEGILESILGQIAVPTIESP, from the coding sequence ATGAATTCACCCGCCGGGTCCGCCCCCCAACCGCCCCAGTCCCCCGGACCGGTCACCGACGCGGCGAAGACCGGCCGACGCGAAAAGTCCGCCGCTTCGGGGCATCCGCCCGCCGCATCGACCCCCGGCACCGCGGCGGTCAGCGAATTGTCCAAACGCGTGATTGCCAACGTCGAACAAGCGATCGTCGGCAAACGAAAACAATTGGTTCTGTCGTTGGTGGCTTGGCTAAGCGGCGGACACATCTTGTTGGAAGACGTCCCCGGCGTGGCCAAGACCATGCTGGCAAGGGCGCTGGCGCGAAGTGTGGGCTGTCGTTTCAAACGCGTTCAGTGCACACCCGACTTGTTGCCCACCGACGTGACGGGCACGTCGATCTTCAACCAGAAAACGGCCGAGTTCGAATTTCGGCCCGGCCCGGTGTTCACCCAGATCTTGCTGGCCGATGAGATCAACCGCGCGACGCCGCGGACCCAGGCTTCGCTGCTGGAAGCGATGGCCGAATCGGCCGTGACCGTCGACGGGACGACGCACGCGTTGAAGCCACCGTTCTTGGTCATCGCCACACAAAACCCGGTGGATCACGAAGGGACGTTCCCATTGCCCGAAGCCCAGCTGGATCGCTTTCTGATGAAGTTCAGTCTGGGGTATCCGTCGGCGGAAGAAGAACTGCGGATGCTGACGTTGTTACAGCACGGCCACCCGGTCGACAAGTTGAAGCCGGTCGCCAAGGCGGAAGAATTGGTCGAAGCCCAGGCGGAGGTCCGTAAGGTCTACGTCGACGATCGGCTGCGAGAATACATGATGCAGATCATTTCGCAAACGCGTTCCCACGACGACTTGGCCCTGGGCGGCAGCCCCCGTGCGACCATCGCTCTGTTTCGTTGCAGCCAAGCGATGGCCGCGATCCGCGGACGCGCTTTCGTGATGCCCGATGACGTCAAACGCATCACCGCACCGGTGATCAGCCACCGCTTGATCGTTCGCCCGGAAAGCCGGCTGCGTA
- a CDS encoding metallophosphoesterase family protein yields the protein MPRTAILSDIHGNLAALEAVLKDVESQNCDRIVCLGDVVGYGPNPCECLDKVSKFEFCVLGNHDSSALFDPEGFNAAAEQAIFWTRDRLEESDGDPEAARRRMEFLCFLPRTVREGNVLFVHGSPRGPTNEYVFPEDTQNSKKMEKLFSMIPHLCFQGHTHVPGIFTQDLQFIASSALMSPYGTDNPSRRLMINVGSVGQPRDGDPRGCYVVFDGISVEFRRVEYDVERTVGLIEAEPDLDNFLGYRLRDGR from the coding sequence TTGCCACGCACCGCGATCCTTAGCGACATACACGGAAATCTGGCTGCGCTGGAAGCCGTCCTGAAAGACGTCGAATCGCAGAATTGTGATCGCATCGTCTGTTTGGGCGACGTGGTCGGTTACGGCCCGAATCCCTGTGAGTGTCTGGACAAAGTCAGCAAGTTCGAATTTTGCGTGCTGGGCAATCACGACAGCAGCGCCTTGTTCGACCCGGAAGGCTTCAACGCGGCCGCGGAACAGGCGATCTTTTGGACTCGCGATCGATTGGAAGAATCCGACGGGGATCCGGAAGCGGCGCGGCGACGGATGGAGTTTTTGTGCTTCCTGCCGCGTACCGTTCGCGAAGGCAACGTGTTGTTCGTACACGGATCCCCTCGTGGACCGACAAACGAATACGTGTTCCCCGAAGACACCCAGAACAGCAAGAAGATGGAAAAGCTGTTCTCGATGATTCCGCACTTGTGTTTTCAAGGGCACACGCACGTTCCCGGCATCTTCACGCAAGATCTGCAGTTCATCGCCAGTTCCGCGCTGATGTCGCCCTACGGGACGGACAACCCGTCGCGTCGATTGATGATCAATGTCGGCAGCGTCGGACAGCCTCGTGATGGTGACCCACGCGGTTGCTACGTGGTTTTTGACGGGATCTCGGTGGAGTTCAGGCGAGTCGAATATGACGTTGAACGCACCGTCGGTTTGATCGAAGCCGAACCGGACTTGGACAATTTCCTGGGTTATCGCCTTCGCGACGGCCGCTAA
- a CDS encoding polysaccharide deacetylase family protein — protein sequence MSLFRQIAIDARAHLMGPLRRRRLKRLARDGAAPLNVPFYHRVATSHPNPWTIHPDQFRRHIDYLVDHMQPVDLATVQHRVDAGVNHHPTFTVTFDDGYADNMDDALPMLAERQIPTTYFVTTDHISTGRPFAHDVKAGQPLPVNTVGHVREICDAGIEIGLHTKRHVDFAKINTTAQVDDEIIGGKKDLEDIIGRPVRYFAVPFGMPPQITRAVVDAAHRAGLKGLCSAFGAYNLVGRDSYHIRRFHGDPQFGRFVNWLSFDPRKAAAEPIVDVSPSVADEHQSNDASDITLPFSTAIAPASLPPTALPQ from the coding sequence TTGAGCCTTTTCAGACAAATCGCGATCGATGCCCGCGCCCATCTCATGGGACCGCTGCGACGACGACGCTTGAAGCGGTTGGCCCGCGACGGGGCGGCACCGCTGAATGTCCCCTTTTATCATCGCGTTGCGACCAGCCATCCGAACCCGTGGACGATCCACCCGGATCAATTCCGGCGGCACATCGACTACCTGGTCGACCACATGCAACCGGTCGACTTGGCCACCGTCCAGCACCGCGTTGACGCTGGCGTCAATCACCACCCGACATTCACGGTGACCTTTGACGACGGTTATGCGGACAACATGGACGACGCACTGCCCATGCTGGCCGAACGCCAAATCCCGACCACCTATTTCGTCACAACCGACCACATTTCAACCGGCCGTCCGTTCGCCCACGACGTCAAAGCCGGCCAACCGTTGCCGGTCAACACGGTCGGCCATGTCCGTGAAATCTGCGATGCGGGCATTGAAATCGGACTGCACACCAAACGACACGTCGACTTTGCCAAGATCAACACGACGGCTCAAGTCGATGACGAGATCATCGGCGGCAAAAAGGACTTGGAAGACATCATCGGGCGTCCGGTCCGCTACTTTGCCGTGCCATTTGGCATGCCACCACAGATCACCCGCGCTGTGGTCGACGCCGCCCATCGCGCCGGGCTGAAGGGCCTCTGCAGCGCGTTCGGTGCCTACAACTTGGTCGGTCGTGACAGCTATCACATCCGACGCTTTCATGGCGATCCCCAGTTCGGACGCTTCGTCAATTGGCTCAGCTTTGATCCACGCAAAGCTGCCGCCGAACCGATCGTCGACGTCAGCCCATCGGTTGCGGACGAACATCAATCGAACGACGCATCCGACATCACCCTTCCATTTTCCACGGCCATCGCGCCGGCTTCGCTGCCGCCGACCGCATTGCCCCAGTAA